CCCACTGTCACTGTAATATGAAATAATGATGAACCCAGTCATAGTACCTGAACTGAGCTCTGAGTTGTTATAATTCCTAATGAATGACAGTCAAGCCCTAAGCCCTAAGGTGATCCATTCTTGGCATTGCTTTTGTTTGTCACGTTTGCGCGCCGGTAAGTCGCGTCCATAGGATAAAGCGCTATGGGCGAGGTACTGTAGTCCAACATCTATAGGGAACTGTTTGTAAAGGATCTCATACTCGACATGTGAACTTGACAAACATACAAGTCACATTGTACAACCCCAGTACTAAGACTCCAAAATGGCACCCTCAATACCGGGTCAGATGCTAAATACATCATGGACGTTACACCGTCTATCACCTCTACACCATGAAAAAGAATTCCAATCTCTCCTGGACAACCCAGAAGCTCTAAAAACCTATGCAAACCGCTTACGCAACCAACTCACCGGGAACGTACTATCTGGATTCCAAGTTGGCACAAGCGCACCCTCCACAGAGGAAGACACGCTCTCCAGAACTGGCGCTCTCAAAACTTGCACCTGGGAAGCTATATCAAGCCTCTCATTAGAAGATCCCAATGCCCTCCCTCCCGAGAACCCATGCGGAATCCTCGTGGTACTGGAGTACGAAAACATCACCTATAAAGCAGCATTACTTGCACCACCAGAGGGATCCCATTTCCGTAAAACTTCCACATATCTGCCGCTACTATTAACGCGGTTACCGGGTCCACTACGACAAacattcatttcttttctctccgcGAATTTTGACACTTACTGTTCTGTTTTCCGCCTGCCTTCGCAGTTCTTGTGTGCCGGGCTTGCGTCTTACGTGGACACTTTAACGCAAGGCCGCGATAGAGAATCGGCGACTTCACGGGCTATTCTGGAGGATGTCGTGAAGGAGATACAGATTACAGTGTCTTTCTCTACTAATGTGGCTCCTGCTCTGAGGTCCCTCAATATTAATATCCCGCGGGGCTCTATCGAGAGCTTTTTGCCTGCTGCTGGGGATTCGGATCAACCGAGTGGTTCTATTCTCTCGGGACTCTCTTCTTACATTGAGAAGCATCTGGCGATGGATCTGGATCTAGCTGGGTCGTCAGCTAGAGATAGTCCGGCAAGGAAACATGTGCGTATCAGTAAGATCGCATGTAACGGGTTCGTTCTAGGCGCCGAAGGGAAAATGAAACTTGTTGCGCAGCCTATCCGAACTGGCTCGGCTGGTGATGATTCGGCTGAAAACGATGATGACGCTCggaatgagaagaagcgtCTTGCTCTGCGAGCGAGTGAGGTGCTACTTTTCTCTGTCATTCACAGGAGCCTTGTTGGGGAGAATCAGGAAAGTTGATCAGTGCGACTTCTAGGGAGAGCCTATGCTCCTTACTCCGATGCCGCTGTATGAGCTTGGTGGTGCACAATGTGGATGGCTTATTCTTTACATTAATTGGGAGGCAGGCAGTATTGCAGAGATAACTATTATATCAGTCGTTTGATTTATGGTGTTAGATGACCAGACTTCATGCATGAGGGTATGATACAAGAGTGGTGCTTAACCTGAGAACGAACCGGCCAATATGCATGCAATGTCATCAAACATCATCTATATCGTGAGGAGTTATATAAGCATGGAACTATGTAACCAACGCGGCATCTATAACATGTTACAGTTCAGATTTCAATCTCGTCTTCCGATTCGGCAAGGCGGAGGGCTTCGTCGACACCATGAACGAAGTGCGTTATCCCACCGCATCGTTCCACAATTCCACTTCGTTCAAACATGCGGAAAACATTGCGAGTTGCGACGcggcagaagaagacgcTGACCCCCTGGTCTGCATATCCGTCCACAATCTCATATAAGACTTGCGTACCGGAACCATCGATGCTAGTAACACCATGAACatcaaatataatattcttgtTATGTTCGGGGGTGCGCGtggggggaagagaagggtgCGCTCGGCTACTGCCATATAATTCCAACCGCCGAAGACGATTCTTGAGCTCACCAGTATTGGCAAAGGTGAGCGGTTCCGGGATCTTAACAATAAGCGCGCCTTCGATTAACTCAACGCTCTCGGGGTGGAGTTCAGCGTTATCGAAACGGTCGGTAGTGCCTGCTATCTTACCCAGAATTTGGATCCGAGGCTGCGTAGAATGGCGAATAAGGATCAAGATAGAAAGGCCAATACCAAGGGCAATTCCCAGCTCtagagaatagaaaatagtcGAGACAAAGATGAGAAGCATTAGGGCTAGCTCCGTCCATCCGCGCAGTCGGATAAAGAAAGCCACGTCGTGAGGACATTCTTCAATGAGACTGAATGCGACGACAGATATCATAGAAGAAAGAACGGCTTTCTGAATTATTGCAACATATTTTCTCAGCCTTCGCTCGGAAGTATTTGGGGTCGAGACTCACCGGAAGATAGTATAAGTACGGCAAAAGCACCATGATACAAACAAAGGTAATAATGCTCAGGAAAATGCTGCTCATCGGAGACCGAGCTCCAGTTGAAGCGTTGACTTTGCTTCTTGCATAGCCACCAAACGCAGGAAGCGCCATGAAACAGCCCCCCACAGTATTAGCAAGACCCAGCGCCACCATCTCTCTGTTAGCACTGACAGGCATTCCCTGGACACCTTCTTGTCTGGCCTCGCCACTAAGTCCCTTGGCGGCAACAGAAGACTCGAAAAAGCCAAGTAACGCGATGACGAAAGAAGTACTCATTGCAGCGCGTACATGCTTCATCTGGCTAAACTGGAAAGGCCATTTGAACGCAAAAAGGCCATTGGCATTTTGTTTCAAGGGCCCAAGAATCTCCAACCCTTTGTCATCCCAACCAAGATGCCATGTCAGGACGGCTGAAAGAATAACTACGAGAATTCGGTCCGGAAGATAAATCACCTGAGGATACCGCGGCTGGAGCATTTTCTTGAGAGTCCTGTAATGGTAATCAGTCTAAGCACCAGGCTTCCGAGTCACCAACACTAACCGAAATACCATTATAATAGCAAAGCTCCCAAAAGCCACCGCGGTTGTAAGCGCATGGCAACCTCCTATGTTTCTTATAAGGAACATGAGCTTGTCAACTGTAGTCCCATGGGTAACACCAGCTTCCTTTGCTAGCTCGGTCAATCCGACTTCGGGGATGAGTTGATCCACAAAAATCACAAAACCGATCGCTGTAATGAAACCCCTAAGAAAGGGCCGGCTCAGCACATTGTCCAGAAATCCCAGCCGTGTAAGCCCAGCGATCAGTATCATGGCGCCCGCCATTGCAGTGGCTATGCCGACCACGATGGCATTCGCTACTTCGTCGTCCTCACCAGATGGGCCTGGTCTGACACTAGTTTTGACAATCGTGCCAGTAAGCAAG
The sequence above is a segment of the Aspergillus flavus chromosome 4, complete sequence genome. Coding sequences within it:
- a CDS encoding kinetochore complex Sim4 subunit Fta1-domain-containing protein; amino-acid sequence: MAPSIPGQMLNTSWTLHRLSPLHHEKEFQSLLDNPEALKTYANRLRNQLTGNVLSGFQVGTSAPSTEEDTLSRTGALKTCTWEAISSLSLEDPNALPPENPCGILVVLEYENITYKAALLAPPEGSHFRKTSTYLPLLLTRLPGPLRQTFISFLSANFDTYCSVFRLPSQFLCAGLASYVDTLTQGRDRESATSRAILEDVVKEIQITVSFSTNVAPALRSLNINIPRGSIESFLPAAGDSDQPSGSILSGLSSYIEKHLAMDLDLAGSSARDSPARKHVRISKIACNGFVLGAEGKMKLVAQPIRTGSAGDDSAENDDDARNEKKRLALRASEVLLFSVIHRSLVGENQES
- a CDS encoding sulfate/bicarbonate/oxalate exchanger SAT-1; its protein translation is MESSAVQEPTQQRSLRDRIFNLFRTSSSNDAPGLPARLVTAESAAQNEGSALIYPPREPDARTRLLESYDRGERGLRNSGVHGTFSSRPEQEEIQKWDASSLQNAGNEERSQPPGGADGHIGSPGDVSGYPQGPENIPSLDSSFTALHMKNHKSLYISYYIPFFNWITQYRWSYIRGDLVAATTIASIYIPMALSLSSNLAHAPPINGLYSFVINPFIYAIFGSSPLLIVGPEAAGSLLTGTIVKTSVRPGPSGEDDEVANAIVVGIATAMAGAMILIAGLTRLGFLDNVLSRPFLRGFITAIGFVIFVDQLIPEVGLTELAKEAGVTHGTTVDKLMFLIRNIGGCHALTTAVAFGSFAIIMVFRTLKKMLQPRYPQVIYLPDRILVVILSAVLTWHLGWDDKGLEILGPLKQNANGLFAFKWPFQFSQMKHVRAAMSTSFVIALLGFFESSVAAKGLSGEARQEGVQGMPVSANREMVALGLANTVGGCFMALPAFGGYARSKVNASTGARSPMSSIFLSIITFVCIMVLLPYLYYLPKAVLSSMISVVAFSLIEECPHDVAFFIRLRGWTELALMLLIFVSTIFYSLELGIALGIGLSILILIRHSTQPRIQILGKIAGTTDRFDNAELHPESVELIEGALIVKIPEPLTFANTGELKNRLRRLELYGSSRAHPSLPPTRTPEHNKNIIFDVHGVTSIDGSGTQVLYEIVDGYADQGVSVFFCRVATRNVFRMFERSGIVERCGGITHFVHGVDEALRLAESEDEIEI